The following coding sequences are from one Shewanella violacea DSS12 window:
- the metF gene encoding methylenetetrahydrofolate reductase yields the protein MGFHHAQHSTSLNQSLAELNGDINVSFEFFPPASPEMETILWNSIRRLEPLKPKFVSVTYGANSGVRDRTHGVIERIQRETDLVAAPHLTLVDASDEELKELAKHYWNSGIRDIVALRGDLPDGSPRPTRFANDLVRLLRSVADFDISVAAYPEVHPDATNAQADLINLKRKIDAGANRAITQFFFDVESYLRFRDRCVAAGIDAEIVPGILPVTNFKQLKRFAGMTNVSIPGWLHKQFDGLDDDPATRQMVGANVAIDMVKVLSREGVKDFHFYTLNRAELTYAICHTLGVRPGK from the coding sequence ATGGGTTTTCATCACGCACAACATTCAACATCGCTAAACCAGAGCTTGGCTGAGCTTAATGGTGACATTAACGTTTCTTTCGAATTTTTCCCTCCAGCATCACCTGAGATGGAAACCATCCTCTGGAATTCTATTCGTCGTCTCGAGCCATTAAAACCTAAGTTTGTGTCTGTGACTTACGGTGCTAACTCTGGCGTACGTGACCGTACCCATGGTGTTATCGAACGTATTCAGAGAGAGACAGATTTGGTGGCCGCTCCTCACTTGACCTTAGTCGATGCCAGTGATGAAGAGCTGAAAGAATTAGCTAAACATTACTGGAATTCAGGTATTCGCGATATTGTTGCACTTCGTGGTGATTTGCCTGATGGCAGCCCTAGGCCGACTCGTTTTGCTAATGATCTGGTGCGCCTGCTTCGCTCTGTCGCCGATTTTGATATCTCGGTGGCGGCTTATCCTGAAGTGCATCCGGATGCCACTAATGCTCAGGCCGACCTGATAAACCTGAAGAGGAAGATAGATGCGGGGGCGAACCGCGCCATCACTCAGTTCTTCTTCGATGTCGAGTCTTACCTAAGATTCCGTGACCGTTGTGTCGCGGCTGGTATCGATGCCGAGATTGTGCCTGGTATCTTGCCTGTGACTAACTTTAAGCAGCTTAAGCGTTTCGCAGGAATGACGAATGTGTCAATTCCAGGCTGGTTACATAAGCAATTTGATGGTTTAGATGACGATCCTGCTACCCGTCAAATGGTGGGAGCCAACGTAGCTATCGACATGGTTAAAGTCTTATCCCGAGAAGGCGTTAAAGACTTCCATTTCTATACTCTAAACCGAGCTGAGCTGACTTACGCCATCTGTCATACCTTAGGTGTCCGCCCTGGGAAGTAG
- the metJ gene encoding met regulon transcriptional regulator MetJ — protein sequence MTEWNGDYISPYAEHGKKNEQVKKITVSIPLKVLKVLTDERTRRQVNNLRHATNSELLCEAFLHAYTGQPLPNDDDLSKDKPDTIPSEVKRLMDQMGIAWEDVE from the coding sequence ATGACTGAGTGGAATGGCGATTATATCAGCCCATATGCTGAACACGGCAAGAAGAATGAACAAGTAAAGAAAATTACTGTTTCTATTCCCTTGAAGGTACTTAAGGTTCTTACCGATGAGCGCACCCGTCGCCAAGTGAATAACCTGCGTCATGCCACCAATAGTGAGTTGCTGTGCGAAGCATTCTTGCATGCATACACAGGTCAGCCTCTGCCTAACGATGATGACTTGTCTAAAGATAAGCCCGATACTATCCCGTCCGAAGTGAAGCGCTTGATGGATCAGATGGGTATCGCCTGGGAAGATGTGGAGTAA
- a CDS encoding bifunctional aspartate kinase/homoserine dehydrogenase II produces the protein MARCHLHKFGGSSLADADCYRRVAHILLTHGNSDDLVVVSAAGKSTNFLYKLLELKDTGLLWQEELQVLISFQQNLIEQLLSNEQARSLRERLSIDKYQLISLFSLEVLNEYKRSEVVSFGERWSARLLAALLRESGVAASDVDARSLLLADEGAVPLIRLDESRQRVQNSINAHPNERLIITGFICANSRGETLLLGRNGSDYSATLIASLADIERVTIWTDVEGVFNADPNKISDAKLLKSLSLDEANRLAHLGSPVLHNRSLQPLFDTQVSLAVRSSYASHTDFTLIAPKSSSASAPVVTNLASVSLFNFRIKNKIANLAELLEQAELLPLAHWKLAHDRVELAFTHENHKQVEAILQSEALGVSDLSSREDLGLVALVSADASLYRRRFARLLSRDARPLFKDGLSLVTLVPSAQVNLLTQKVHRRCAGPRKRIGVLLLGTGNIGEAWVDLFNRVRGSLNKELEANVELIGLLSSKKALLKEQGIDLDAWKQEFEQQATPWLYDHLFEQLQALECDELVALDISASADLTLQYPEFFARGIHVVSANKLAGSGPLAFYKELKQQLGNRRLFWRYNASCGAGLPVQHALNDLHNSGDTIEAVGGIFSGTLCWLFEKYDAKKPFSELVLEARGLGITEPDPRDDLSGRDMQRKLLILAREIGHEIELEDIELKSLVPADLADIPLDQFLTRIHELDHEMLQEFQAAAEQNKVLRYVAGLDVVNGQLKAAVGMEWVETQHAYANLTPGDNVFVIRSQFYQDNPLIIRGPGAGREVTAAAVQSDLAQICRDLLQE, from the coding sequence ATGGCACGTTGTCATTTGCATAAGTTTGGAGGCTCCAGTTTAGCGGATGCTGATTGTTATCGCCGGGTTGCTCATATCCTTCTCACTCACGGCAACAGCGACGATCTCGTTGTGGTATCCGCTGCGGGTAAGAGCACTAACTTCCTATATAAACTATTAGAGTTAAAAGATACCGGTCTGCTATGGCAGGAAGAGTTACAGGTGTTGATCAGCTTTCAGCAAAATTTGATCGAACAGCTGCTCTCTAATGAACAGGCCAGAAGCCTAAGGGAACGCTTGTCTATCGATAAGTATCAGCTTATCAGCCTGTTCTCTCTAGAGGTGTTAAACGAATATAAAAGAAGTGAGGTAGTGAGCTTCGGTGAACGTTGGTCAGCCCGTCTACTTGCTGCTCTACTCAGGGAGTCAGGGGTCGCCGCATCGGATGTCGATGCCAGAAGCTTACTCTTAGCCGATGAAGGCGCAGTACCTCTGATTAGGCTGGATGAATCTCGTCAGCGTGTGCAGAATTCGATTAATGCTCACCCCAACGAGAGGCTCATTATTACCGGCTTTATCTGTGCCAACAGCCGGGGAGAAACTCTGTTGCTCGGCCGAAATGGTTCAGATTACAGTGCCACTCTTATCGCCAGTCTGGCGGATATCGAACGTGTGACCATCTGGACCGACGTTGAAGGGGTATTCAATGCCGATCCGAATAAGATTAGTGATGCCAAGCTACTCAAGAGCCTGTCTCTGGACGAAGCTAATCGTCTGGCACATCTAGGCTCACCAGTATTACACAATCGTTCGCTACAGCCTCTGTTCGATACTCAGGTAAGCTTAGCGGTTCGTTCTAGCTATGCATCTCATACAGATTTTACCCTGATCGCACCGAAAAGCTCTTCGGCCAGTGCGCCTGTGGTGACAAATTTGGCCAGCGTATCTCTGTTTAATTTCAGGATCAAAAACAAAATTGCTAATCTGGCCGAGTTATTGGAACAAGCTGAGCTGCTTCCCTTGGCTCATTGGAAGTTGGCCCACGATCGTGTAGAGCTCGCTTTTACCCATGAAAATCACAAGCAAGTAGAAGCTATTCTCCAGTCGGAAGCGCTTGGGGTGTCAGACCTTAGCTCCCGTGAAGATCTTGGCTTAGTGGCCCTGGTGAGTGCCGATGCCAGCCTTTATCGCCGTAGGTTCGCCCGTCTCTTGAGTCGAGATGCAAGGCCTCTGTTTAAAGATGGTTTGAGTCTGGTGACCTTAGTGCCTTCGGCTCAGGTTAATCTGCTCACTCAGAAAGTACATCGTCGATGTGCCGGCCCCCGTAAGCGCATCGGTGTGCTACTACTGGGAACGGGTAATATTGGTGAGGCTTGGGTGGATCTGTTTAACCGTGTCCGTGGATCGCTCAATAAGGAGCTCGAAGCCAATGTCGAGCTTATTGGTTTGTTGAGTTCTAAGAAGGCCTTGTTGAAAGAGCAAGGGATCGATCTCGACGCCTGGAAACAGGAGTTTGAGCAGCAGGCTACGCCTTGGTTATACGATCATCTTTTCGAGCAGCTTCAGGCCCTAGAGTGTGATGAGTTAGTTGCCCTGGATATCAGTGCCAGTGCAGATTTGACTCTGCAATACCCAGAATTTTTTGCCCGTGGAATACATGTGGTTAGTGCAAATAAGCTGGCAGGTTCAGGCCCCTTGGCCTTCTATAAAGAGCTCAAGCAACAGCTGGGTAATCGTCGATTGTTCTGGCGTTACAACGCCAGTTGCGGAGCGGGTCTACCGGTTCAACATGCATTGAATGATCTACATAACAGTGGCGATACTATCGAAGCCGTAGGTGGCATTTTTTCTGGCACCTTATGCTGGTTATTCGAGAAGTATGACGCTAAGAAGCCTTTTTCAGAACTGGTATTGGAGGCTAGAGGCTTAGGTATTACTGAGCCGGATCCCCGTGATGATCTATCGGGGCGAGATATGCAACGTAAGTTGTTGATTCTGGCCCGTGAGATTGGCCACGAGATTGAACTGGAAGATATTGAGCTCAAGTCATTAGTACCTGCTGATTTAGCCGATATTCCATTGGATCAGTTTCTAACACGTATCCATGAGTTAGATCATGAGATGTTGCAAGAATTTCAGGCTGCGGCAGAGCAAAATAAGGTCTTGAGATATGTTGCCGGACTGGATGTCGTCAATGGTCAGCTTAAGGCTGCTGTTGGCATGGAATGGGTCGAGACTCAACATGCCTATGCCAATTTAACACCGGGTGACAATGTGTTTGTGATCCGCAGTCAATTTTATCAGGATAATCCTCTTATCATCAGGGGCCCCGGCGCTGGGCGTGAAGTGACGGCCGCTGCCGTGCAGTCGGATCTGGCGCAGATCTGTCGGGATCTGTTACAGGAATAG
- a CDS encoding conjugal transfer protein TraF, giving the protein MKMLKLALSCALILSPSMAIAGQQYYEARSDAMGGAGVASSNRVGAAFINPALLALQAPKFNNFAMLLPVLGADGADKDQMLDKFDSLQDSYDALDAAITAGNATGVDKFRDDLVSDLESLKDNNAYVSVGIGFSIVLPTHKMPMAVFYKSYIDAIGVAAIAQSDIDSLNGLDANTPPGLADLDSQGAVVAGVVSDLGVALSFPLSIVNMPIAVGISPKFQRIDTYNYVVSANNFEASDFNDSKYRNDEVTFNLDVGIAMEPISGLTIGLSGRNLISQDVETVEAQGRKFTYQIEPIFTAGVAYDWGSLTLTSDIDLNAHKRFEEIEGTQYWRVGGELKATDWFALRVGYRRDMKDNRANIYSLGTGFEFGRVFYLDFTGIVGSDDAVGGVLQTSYHF; this is encoded by the coding sequence ATGAAAATGCTCAAACTTGCACTTAGCTGTGCACTGATACTCTCCCCGTCGATGGCTATCGCTGGGCAGCAATACTACGAGGCTCGCAGCGATGCCATGGGCGGCGCAGGCGTGGCTTCATCAAACCGTGTAGGGGCAGCCTTCATTAATCCCGCTCTATTGGCCCTACAAGCACCTAAGTTCAATAATTTTGCCATGTTACTCCCGGTACTCGGAGCCGATGGCGCCGATAAAGATCAGATGCTAGATAAGTTTGACTCACTGCAAGACTCCTATGATGCTCTAGACGCTGCAATCACTGCAGGTAATGCTACAGGGGTAGATAAGTTTCGTGATGACCTAGTTAGCGATCTCGAGTCTTTAAAAGATAATAATGCTTATGTAAGTGTAGGCATTGGATTTTCTATCGTATTACCCACACATAAGATGCCTATGGCGGTATTTTATAAGAGCTATATCGATGCTATTGGAGTCGCTGCTATAGCCCAGTCGGATATAGACAGCCTTAATGGCTTAGATGCTAATACCCCCCCAGGCCTAGCAGACTTAGATTCACAAGGGGCTGTGGTTGCCGGTGTGGTTTCTGATTTAGGCGTAGCCCTGAGTTTTCCACTTTCAATCGTCAATATGCCCATTGCTGTGGGGATATCGCCTAAGTTTCAGCGGATAGATACATACAACTACGTAGTCAGTGCCAATAACTTCGAAGCCAGTGATTTTAATGATTCCAAGTACAGAAATGATGAGGTCACATTTAACTTAGATGTTGGTATTGCCATGGAGCCTATATCTGGATTAACCATCGGCCTGTCGGGTCGTAATCTTATCAGCCAAGATGTGGAGACGGTAGAAGCCCAAGGTCGTAAGTTTACCTATCAGATTGAGCCTATCTTTACTGCAGGTGTGGCTTACGACTGGGGTAGCCTAACTTTGACCTCAGATATAGATCTCAATGCCCATAAGCGCTTCGAAGAAATTGAAGGTACACAATATTGGCGTGTTGGCGGCGAGTTGAAGGCTACAGATTGGTTTGCATTGCGTGTAGGTTATCGCCGCGATATGAAAGACAACAGAGCGAATATCTACTCATTGGGTACAGGCTTCGAATTTGGTCGAGTCTTCTACCTGGATTTTACCGGCATAGTCGGCAGCGATGATGCCGTAGGTGGTGTGCTGCAGACTTCGTATCATTTTTAA
- a CDS encoding LysR family transcriptional regulator — MSKSEINLADVKAFTVIAEQGSFTKAAEVLICSRSHLSKQLSHLESYLGVTLITRTTRAQRLTEQGLAFFSRCKAALDSIDQAVDIAVDNAQNLQGSIKINCVGGYLGEEVVAGLINDFILKYPGISVELDFSSQRVDLLVDQFDLVFRMGELEDSGLVARKLMDISNLTLASPKYLQSRGYPQDPKSLKTHQCITGSINNWSFYHVDNGEHKLDVHINGVFRCKNGRAMKHSALAGNGIVRLPQLYCVEELNRGELVSVFEDWRVADTPFYLLYHKDKFQPAILREFVGFTAEHFKDYVL, encoded by the coding sequence ATGAGTAAAAGTGAAATAAATCTGGCAGATGTTAAGGCGTTCACTGTGATAGCTGAACAAGGAAGCTTTACTAAGGCGGCCGAAGTCTTGATTTGTTCACGCTCCCATCTCTCTAAACAGTTGTCCCATTTAGAGTCCTACCTAGGGGTGACACTTATTACCAGGACGACAAGAGCACAACGTTTAACTGAGCAAGGGCTGGCATTTTTTAGTCGGTGCAAGGCGGCCTTAGACAGTATCGACCAGGCGGTGGATATTGCCGTAGACAATGCTCAAAACTTACAGGGGAGCATCAAGATCAACTGTGTCGGTGGTTATCTCGGTGAGGAGGTTGTGGCTGGTCTGATTAATGACTTTATCCTTAAGTATCCCGGGATCTCAGTGGAGCTGGATTTTAGTAGCCAAAGGGTCGATCTATTAGTTGATCAGTTCGATCTGGTCTTTAGGATGGGCGAGCTGGAAGATTCCGGGCTGGTGGCACGTAAACTGATGGATATTTCCAATTTGACCTTAGCATCACCTAAGTATCTGCAGTCTAGAGGTTACCCGCAAGATCCGAAATCACTCAAAACACACCAGTGTATAACGGGATCGATCAATAACTGGTCCTTCTATCATGTGGATAATGGTGAGCATAAACTCGATGTGCATATCAATGGGGTTTTTCGCTGTAAAAATGGCAGGGCGATGAAACACAGCGCTTTGGCGGGCAATGGCATAGTTAGATTGCCGCAGCTGTATTGCGTCGAAGAACTCAATCGTGGTGAATTAGTCTCAGTATTTGAAGATTGGCGAGTCGCCGACACACCATTTTATCTGCTTTATCATAAAGACAAATTTCAGCCAGCGATATTAAGAGAATTCGTAGGTTTTACTGCTGAACATTTTAAGGATTATGTGCTTTAG
- a CDS encoding cysteine-rich CWC family protein, protein MILTMLVQMTRILDNDSTCPLCQRQNACAVIQAKSISECWCSQVTFPAKEKLRQELLNLTSCICQACIEKLKQEADLGIKRLD, encoded by the coding sequence ATGATATTGACCATGTTGGTGCAGATGACAAGAATTCTCGATAATGATAGCACTTGCCCCCTTTGTCAGAGACAAAATGCCTGTGCTGTGATTCAAGCTAAGTCGATCTCTGAGTGCTGGTGCAGTCAGGTTACTTTTCCAGCTAAAGAGAAGTTAAGGCAAGAGCTCTTAAACCTCACTTCCTGTATTTGCCAAGCTTGTATTGAAAAACTCAAACAGGAAGCTGACTTAGGCATTAAGCGTCTGGATTGA
- a CDS encoding PIG-L deacetylase family protein → MISKVYFTFKLSKLTLLFLVILLCSCHLIEENNITKPRAILVLLAHPDDETWVSGTLAKLAANGFKVIPVYATSGDRGTDHSGKNLSGDALAKVREAEAVAACEVLGLEAPIFLRFADGSLALQSQRLVKEIQAMVEEIRPVAVLSFGPGGVTGNRDHIAVSTLVSQYFPMQAVYFAVSDTQAENLTASALKFGLDYRVAAPIPDQEVRVRVQLDDFAAVRALAMAKHVTQFPPVMINAFADYIESAVVEELVIPEVTQVSSEFVELLKR, encoded by the coding sequence ATGATCTCTAAGGTTTATTTTACCTTTAAGCTGAGTAAGCTGACCTTGTTATTCTTGGTTATCTTGCTCTGCTCATGCCATCTTATTGAAGAGAACAATATTACCAAACCGAGAGCTATTTTAGTATTACTCGCTCATCCAGATGACGAAACCTGGGTATCAGGTACGCTTGCAAAGCTGGCTGCTAATGGATTCAAGGTCATTCCTGTGTATGCCACTTCCGGGGATCGAGGCACAGATCATTCTGGGAAAAATCTGTCGGGTGATGCGCTAGCTAAGGTTCGTGAAGCCGAGGCTGTTGCAGCCTGTGAGGTGTTAGGTTTGGAGGCGCCGATATTCTTACGTTTTGCGGATGGTTCATTAGCCTTACAGTCTCAAAGACTAGTGAAGGAGATACAAGCCATGGTTGAGGAGATAAGACCCGTAGCCGTGTTATCTTTTGGGCCTGGTGGAGTTACAGGTAATCGAGATCATATCGCGGTAAGTACTTTAGTCTCACAATATTTTCCTATGCAGGCAGTTTATTTTGCAGTGTCGGACACTCAGGCTGAAAATTTGACTGCATCGGCACTAAAATTTGGACTGGATTATCGAGTTGCTGCTCCCATACCTGATCAGGAAGTGAGGGTTAGGGTCCAGCTTGATGATTTCGCCGCAGTACGGGCACTCGCCATGGCTAAACACGTCACTCAATTTCCTCCCGTTATGATTAATGCTTTTGCCGATTATATCGAGTCGGCAGTGGTGGAGGAACTGGTTATTCCTGAAGTAACCCAGGTATCGAGTGAGTTTGTTGAGCTACTGAAGCGTTAA
- a CDS encoding sulfite exporter TauE/SafE family protein: protein MLSMIDPTTLALASLIIFCGALTQSLIGFGLAVVASPLLYIVDPELVPVPVIVMGFSISLLTLIRERGALKFNGLQYALLGRIPGGFIGVALLIYAPQAILGLAISGIVAAAVILSLLKFNLAVNRKSLFGAGVISGIFGNIAAIGGPPLAILLSGQDARQFRAALSAFFVFSSLIALAILAVTGFINVRHIWLSLLLMPSVILGYLVAGRLIGRVDKDKTRTATLILCSISSVLLAVKSLMEL, encoded by the coding sequence GTGCTTTCAATGATAGATCCAACAACTCTGGCTCTAGCCTCGTTAATTATCTTCTGTGGCGCCTTAACCCAGAGCCTAATAGGTTTTGGCTTAGCCGTTGTCGCATCCCCTTTACTCTATATTGTCGATCCTGAGTTGGTACCTGTCCCGGTTATCGTCATGGGCTTCTCTATCTCCTTATTGACACTAATAAGAGAGCGAGGCGCCCTGAAGTTTAATGGGCTGCAATATGCACTACTTGGGCGAATACCAGGGGGCTTTATTGGTGTAGCACTATTAATATATGCACCACAAGCAATTCTTGGCTTGGCCATATCAGGCATAGTTGCCGCGGCAGTCATTTTAAGTTTACTCAAGTTCAACTTAGCCGTTAACCGCAAGAGTCTATTTGGCGCCGGCGTGATATCTGGCATATTTGGCAATATTGCCGCTATCGGCGGCCCGCCATTAGCAATTCTGCTTTCAGGACAAGATGCCCGTCAGTTTCGCGCCGCGCTATCAGCCTTCTTTGTCTTCAGTTCATTAATTGCCTTGGCTATTTTAGCCGTCACTGGCTTTATCAATGTCAGACATATATGGCTATCTCTGTTGCTTATGCCATCGGTGATCTTAGGTTATCTAGTGGCGGGAAGACTGATAGGACGAGTAGATAAAGATAAGACTCGCACCGCAACCCTCATCTTATGTTCAATCAGTTCAGTTTTGTTAGCCGTAAAGTCGTTAATGGAATTATAG
- the metB gene encoding cystathionine gamma-synthase: MTERKLATIAVRQGIESDTQHGAVVPPIYLSTNYCFDGHKNPRDFDYSRSGNPTRSILGDAIASLEKGATGIVTCTGMAAITLVTSLLGPDDLLVVPHDCYGGSYRLFTNLAKKGAFKLAVVDQTDSAALEVAIARKPKMVWLETPSNPLLRVVDIEAISKASNLVDALVVVDNTFLSPILQQPLLLGADIVIHSTTKYINGHSDVVGGAVVAKDAELGELLHWWSNTLGLTGSAFDSYLTLRGIRTLAVRIREHQANAQRILEVLTTSLAVEKVYYPGLETHPGHKIAAKQQKGFGAMLSFELKGGEKELVAFLDKLSIFSLAESLGGVESLVAVPATMTHRAMEPEARAAAGVKETLIRLSVGIEDADDLVADVQAGLFAALAASR; the protein is encoded by the coding sequence ATGACCGAACGTAAGTTAGCCACAATTGCAGTGCGTCAAGGGATTGAATCCGATACCCAACATGGTGCTGTGGTGCCCCCTATCTATTTATCGACTAATTATTGCTTCGATGGCCATAAGAATCCTAGAGACTTCGATTATAGCCGTTCGGGTAATCCGACTCGATCTATTCTTGGGGATGCCATTGCTAGCCTGGAAAAAGGCGCAACTGGCATAGTGACTTGTACAGGTATGGCTGCGATTACATTAGTGACTAGCCTGTTGGGTCCCGATGACCTGCTTGTGGTTCCCCATGACTGTTATGGCGGTAGCTATCGTCTGTTTACTAACTTGGCTAAGAAGGGAGCGTTTAAGTTAGCTGTTGTCGATCAGACCGACAGCGCTGCACTCGAAGTTGCTATTGCTCGCAAGCCTAAGATGGTCTGGCTGGAAACACCGTCTAATCCACTACTGCGTGTCGTCGATATCGAAGCTATTTCCAAGGCAAGTAACTTAGTAGATGCCTTAGTGGTGGTCGATAATACGTTCCTGTCGCCAATTCTACAGCAACCTTTGCTTCTCGGCGCCGATATCGTTATTCACTCGACCACTAAGTACATCAATGGCCATAGCGACGTAGTCGGTGGTGCCGTCGTCGCTAAGGATGCCGAGTTAGGTGAGTTATTACATTGGTGGTCGAATACCTTAGGCCTAACTGGGTCAGCCTTCGATAGTTATCTAACCTTACGTGGTATTCGTACCCTTGCGGTACGTATTCGTGAGCATCAGGCTAATGCTCAGCGCATATTAGAAGTATTAACCACTAGTTTGGCCGTGGAAAAGGTATACTACCCGGGTCTTGAAACACATCCGGGTCATAAGATTGCCGCGAAACAGCAGAAAGGCTTCGGTGCCATGTTGAGTTTCGAACTCAAGGGTGGAGAGAAGGAGCTGGTGGCATTCTTGGATAAACTCTCTATTTTTTCACTGGCTGAAAGTTTAGGTGGGGTAGAAAGTTTAGTCGCGGTTCCTGCGACAATGACCCACAGAGCCATGGAGCCTGAGGCTCGCGCTGCAGCCGGAGTAAAAGAGACCCTTATCCGTCTGTCCGTAGGTATCGAAGATGCCGATGATTTAGTTGCCGATGTTCAAGCCGGACTCTTTGCAGCATTAGCTGCCAGTCGTTAA